The Sphingobacteriales bacterium nucleotide sequence TTACTGTATAGTTTATAATTTTATATTCAGGATCATTGATTTCTATTTTGTAGCAATCTTTTCCATCATATTGAACAGAACCAACTATTTTTGCGTATTTGTTTAAGTCTTCGCCTTTTCTTGCATTGATGCTAGTCATTAATACTTTTTTGATTCTTCCAAAACCAGCTCTGTCAATTGTTTGATGCTGTTCTTTCATTAACAATCCACTAGTTAATTCTAAGTTTAAGTTTAATCCTTTTTTTACTTTTACTTTAGATTGTACTGATGGAACATATAAAAGTTGTGCTTTTTGTGGCACTAATGAGTTCGCATATACTTTTCTAACTGGTGTTTCTTGGATTTTAAATTGGATGTGTGATGTAATCATCTTTCCACCTTTGAATCTTTCTTGTGAATGGAAATCATAGGTGCAAGTTTTCACATTAGACATTGCAGCACTTGCCTTGTTAATTAAATCTTGGATGTTCTGTGCCATTACACTAGATTGTAGTGCAACTAAGGCTACAATTAAAGTTAAAAATTTACTTTTCATTCTAATTATTATTTTTTGTTTGTGAATTATTTAGAAGTAATATTACAAAAACTTTGCCAAATTTTAAATAATTAATTGATTTTCTTTATTCATCCAATGTTGAAAATTGAATTTCTCAATATTTCTTTTCATTTGTTTATCAATTTCATCTAGACAAAGATTGCCAATACTGCCTTCTAAAGTATGCTTTAGTTCTGCTGGTTTTTGGTATGTACCACTTTCTACTTGCTTACCAACAGCAATATATGCATCTCTAAAAGTCATTCCATTTAAAAAGATATTTGTATTTCTCATCATCTAAGATGCTTTCCTTTATTTCTATGTGCGTTAGCATTAAGTTTGTCATTTTAATACAATCTATTAAAGTATCAAAACTATTTAGATAATCTTCTTTGATGATTTGTAAATCTCTGTGATAACCTGATGGTAAATTATTGGTAATGCTTGATATTTGATTGGGTAAGTTGATTAGCTTATTGCATTTTGCTCTTATTAATTCAAATACATCTGGGTTTTTTTTGTGTGGCATAATGGACGAGCCTGTTGTTAATACATCAGGAAAGGAAATAAAACCAAAATTTTGATTGATGTACAATGTGGCATCCATCGCTAGTTTGGATAGGGTAGATGCTATATTGGCTAATGCATTGCTAACTACTTTTTCCATTTTGCCTCTATTCATTTGTGCATATACTACATTGTAGTTTAAGTCATTAAATCCTAAAAGCTCAGTTGTCATTTTTCTATTTAATGGGAATGAGCTTCCGTAGCCTGCGCCAGAACCTAATGGATTTTTATTGGCTAAATTATATGCTGCAAAAACTGTTTCAATATCATCTGTTAGACTTTCTGCATAGGCTGAAAACCATAATCCAAATGAGCTTGGCATAGCAATTTGCAAATGTGTGTAGCCTGGCAACAAAGTATCTTTGTACTGTTGTGCTAATTTAATTAATGTTTTAAATAGTACATCTGTTTGCTCAACTACTTCTTTTATTTTTGTTCTTGAGTATAATTTAATATCAACTAATACTTGGTCGTTTCTGCTTCTTCCTGCATGGATTTTTTTGCCAATGTCGCCAACTTTTTCAGTTAATCTAAATTCTATTTCAGAATGAATATCTTCACTGTCTTGGTGTAGTTCAAATTTATTATCTATTATTTGTTGATAGATTGCTTTGAGTTCTTGTTGTAAAATTGGCAATTCATTTTTTTCCATTAAGCCAACTTCAGCAAGCATTTGAATATGTGCCAATGAGCCAAGTACATCAAACTTTGCTAGAACAGTGTCTAATTCTCTATCTTTGCCAACAGTAAATTGTTCAACTATCTTTGCAATTTCACTTGCTTCTAAGTTATTTTTTTGCCAGATTTTTGCCATAATTTAATTGTTGTATGTACTCAAAAATACATTTCTTTTATAAATTTTGATTGATTACTTGTATAAAAAAATGTTCTACATTGCTGTAGAACATTCAAATATTTCAGTTTATAGAAAATATTATAAGTTGTACTTTCCAGCTGCTAATACTTTTGCTGCAATTCTTCTGCGTGCTTCTTTTACATTTACTGGCTCGTATTTTGTAAATCTCTTTAAGCCCATCAACATAATTCTTAGTTCATCGCCTTCAGCATAAGATTGTAATGCGTCTTTTCCAGCTACGTTTATTCTATTCATTGCATCGTTAAAGAATACTTTTAAGATGTCTGTATATACTTGGTCAGTTTTTTCGCCTTTTTCGTATATCTTTTTCACACGAAGTAATAATGATTCTGCTGTGTAAATATCTATTAAGATATCTGCTGCATTCATTATTATTTCTTGTTCGTTCTTAAGTTTTGCCATTAATTTTTGCACTGCACCACCAGCTACTAATAAGAATGCTTTCTTTGCATTGGTAAGTGCTTTTTCTTCTGCTGCAAAAGGTGCATCACTTTCATCACCAAATTCTGGAACGCCCATTAATTCTTTTTGAATTGCCATTCCTGGTGTCATCAAATCAATTTTGCCAGACATCGCTTTTTTCAACAACATATCAATAGATAATAATCTGTTGATTTCATTTGTGCCTTCATATATTCTTGCAATTCTAGAATCTCTAAATGCTCTTGGTGCTCCTGTTTCTTCAGAATATCCCATTCCTCCATGTATTTGTACATTTTCATCTACAATATAATCTAATACTTCAGAACCGAGAACTTTAATGATAGAACATTCAATTGAATATTCATCTGCAGACTTAATAATGCTTTTGAAAATTCTGTACCACTAGCTAAAGCTTCGTGTTCCATTTTCCCAATATCATTGGCACATCTATATGTTGATACTTCTAAAGCAAATATTTTAATTGCCATTTCTGCAATTTTATGTTGTATAGCGCCAAAATTTGCAATAGGTTGTCCAAATTGATGTCTTTCATTTGCATAAGTAACAGCCATGTTAAATGCTTGTCTTGCGCCACCTAATGCTGTTGCACCTAATTTGTATCTTCCTATGTTTAATATATTGAATGCAATTAAGTGACCTTTTCCTCTTTCGCCCAACATATTTTCTACTGGAATTTTACAATTCTCGAAAAATACTTGTCTTGTAGATGAACCTTTGATACCTAATTTATCTTCTTCTGCACCTAGACTTAAACCTGGTGTACCTTTTTCTACTAAAAATCCTGTAAATTCTTTGCCATCAATTTTTGCAAAAACTGTGAACAAATCTGCAAAGCCTGCGTTTGTAATCCACATTTTTTGTCCGTTTAAAATCCAAGATTTACCATCTTCTGAAAGTGTAGCTGTTGTTTTTGCACCTAAAGCATCAGAACCTGCGTTTGGCTCAGTTAAGCAATAAGATGCTGCCCATTCGCCTGTAGCTAATTTTGGCAAATATTTTTCTTTTTGTGCATCTGTACCAAAGTATAATGTTGGTAATGTACCAATACCGATGTGTGCTATTGCTGTAGTAGCAAAAGAGCCTGTGCGTCCATATTCTTCAGCAATAATACAACCTGTAATTACATCTTGTTCCATACCATTGTATTGTGCTGGAATAGCTGTTGATAATAAGCCTAATTCTCCTGCTTTTTCTAGTAAAGATTTTGATAAACCTTCTTGTTGTTTTTCAATTTCTTTAGTTTTGGTCATTACTTCTTTTTCTACGAAATCAGAAGCCTTTTGACGAACCATAAGTTGCTCTTCTGTATGATCTTCTGGTGTAAAAACTTGTGCTGGAGTAGAATCTTTTATTACAAATTCTCCACCTTTTAATGATTTAATTTCTTCCATGCTATTATTTCTATTTATTGTTAGCTAAATTATTGTTTATTGTGTAATTTTTGTATTGGTATATTTTAATTTATTGATAAGTAATTTAAGAAAGATTGTGGAATACATGTTGTACATCATCATCTTGCTCTAATTTGTCTATCAATTCTAATACTTCATCAACCTGTTCTTCAGATAGTTCTTTTGTATGATTAGGCAATCTTTGTAATTCTGATTTAATTACTTCAATTTTTCTTGCTTCTAAAGCATTTTGCATAGAACCAAAATCTTGAAATGCTGCATAAATTACAAACTGACCTTCATCGTTTGTTTCTAAATTATCTAAACCAGCATCTATCAATTCTAATTCTAAATCATCTTTATTTAATCCAGTTGAATTAATTGTGAAAACACCTTTTCTATCAAAAATAAAATCATGCATACCAGAAGTACCCATTGAGCCACCATTTTTATTCAATATTGTACGTAGATTGGCAACAGTACGTACTGGATTGTCTGTAGCTGTTTCTATAACAATTGCTACTGCATGTGGTCCCATGCCTTCGTACACTACTTCTTCGTATGCTTTTTCATCTTTAGATGTTGCTCTTTTTATTGCAGCTTCAACTCTGTCTTTTGGCATTTGTACACTTTTGGCATTTTGAATTGCACGACGTAGCATTGGATTGTTTTCTGGAATAGCACCGCCTGCTTTTACAGCAATGGCAATTTCTCTACCTACACGAGTAAAGTTTTTTGCCATTTTATCCCAGCGTGCCATTTTTGATGCTTTTCTATATTCAAACGCTCTTCCCATCTTAAAAATTTTATAATGAATTAAAAAAATAAAAATCTATATATTTATGCAGAAATTTTGGTCGCAAATATACTAACTTAGGCTATTATACAAAAATTATGAACGTAAAAAAGAAACAAAATTTCATAAAAAAACAGGAGTATCCTGGTGGAACTGTTGCGATGAGAAAATATTTTTCTGAAAATTTAAAATATCCAGAAATTGCAATAAAAAATAGGGTAGAAGGTAAAGTTCTTGTTGCCTATACTGTAGATTTTGATGGACATGTAAGTGATGCAAAAATTCTAAAAGGAATTAGTACTGAATGTGATGCAGAAGCAATAAGATTGGTAAAAGGTTTGAAATTTTCAGCGCAAAATAACCATGGAATAAGAATAACATCAAGCCATAAGATAAAAGTTACTTTCAAACTACCAGCAATACAAATACCAAAAACACAAACAACATTGAAATATAATATAGTAAGCAAGAACAACAAAGTTGAAGAAAAAAAAATAACAAAACAAAATAACACCTATAACTACACTATTAAAATTGAAAAATGAAATTAGATATATTAGTATTTGCAGCACATCCTGATGATGCTGAATTGGCATGTGGAGGCACCATCGCAAAATATGTTGCCATGGGCAAGAAAATTGGAATTGTAGATTTAACTCAGGGAGAATTGAGTTCTAGAGGAGATGTGCCTACTCGAAAAAAGGAAACTGAAAATTCTAGTAAAATACTTGGAATTACAATAAGGGAAAATTTATTGTATAGAGATGGCTTTTTTGAGATTGATGAACAACATCTGCTTGGTATCATAAAAAAAATAAGAAAATATCAGCCAGAGTTGATTTTATGTAATGCAATAAAAGATAGGCATCCTGATCATTCTAGAGCTGGTGAACTAGTAGCACGTGCAAATTTCCTGAGTGGCTTGCTAAAAATTGAAAGTCTTGAAGGAATGGAAAAACAAAAATCTTGGCGTGCCAGAAAACTATTTCATTACATTCAAGAACAGTATGTTGAACCTAGTTTTGTTGTTGATATCAGTAATTTTATAGAACAAAAAATTGATTCTATAAGAGCATTTGAATCACAGTTTTATAAAAGTGATGCGACAAATGAACCAAAAACAAAAATATCAAGTGAAGATTATATTGATTTTATTATAGCAAGATCTAAAGAAATGGGTAATCAATGTAATTTTGAATACGCAGAAGGCTTTAGTTGTAATACTATAATTGGCGTTGATAATATATTTGATATCCATTAAGTTATTAATATATGGTATAATAGCAAAAAATAGTTGGTAAAATGGCTTAAAGCGTCAATTTTTATTGGTGTTTAGGGTATGGTTATTGAAAATGATTTCAATTTAATTTCTTTTACTTAAAAAATGGCTAAAAAAAAGTGCTGGTCGTGTGGTTCTAGCAATGTAATAAAATGGGGTTTTCAAAAAGGTAAACAACGTTTTAAATGTAAAGATTGTGGTCTATTATTTATCAGACAAAATAAATCTGTTAGTTTATCTAACAAGTTTATTTGGTTTAAAAATGGATTTTACAAAGACAAACAATTACTGATTTAGCAATAGAAAGTAATTATAGTGTTCGGAGTTTAAAAAGCTTATTTGATACTTATCTGCAAAAAGCACCAACGCATAAATTCTATCCATCTGAACAACTTAATTTGCTTATTGATGGCACTTATTTTTCTAATAATATTTGCTTAATAATTTACCGAGATGATACGATAAAACTCACACAACTGTATAGGATTACTGATGGTGAATATTTTGAAGAAATTAAAGAAGATTTACAAAATATCTTATCGCTTGGTATTCGTATAGATAGTATTACATGTGACGGTCACAAATCGATACTAAAAGCAATCAAGGTAGTTTGTAAGCAGGTTTATTTACAACGCTGTACAGTTCATATACAGAGAGAATGCAGAGCTTGGCTAACTACTCAACCTAAACATATTGCAGGTGTAGAGCTACTAGCTATTGTGCATCAATTACACACCATTATTACACATGAGCAATCTCATGATTGGATAAAACAAGTGCTAGACTGGCATTTAAAATACAGCTCATTTATTAATGAAAAATCATACAGCATTACCACAAATAGATATTGGTATAAACATAAAATGGTTCGTAAAGCATTTGTTCATATTAGAAACGCAATTCCTAACTTATTTACGTATCTATTTAATCCAAGAATACCAAAATCAACTAATGGCTTAGAGGCATTCTTCGGGCATCTCAAAAGTCATGTTTTAATGCATCGTGGATTGACCAAGGAACATAGAACCAATTTCATTAAATGGTATTTATACTTTAAAAATCAGAAATGAGTTTTTTTAGCCATAGAACAATTTGGTAATAAAAAATAAGGCAGTCTTAAAGACTGCCCATTACCATATTTGTATCAACCATATTGCTGGTAGGTTGCTCTCCAGCAGAGCCTACTTCCTCTTTTGGTTGACAGTAGAATATTAAGCATTATTTTTAACAAAATCAACAACTATTTTTTGCACCATTACCTAATATATTAATAAATTACTACATAAAAAATATAACTATAACTTTCTAATAACAAATAAATTATAGAATTTTATTTAAATCATCACTCCAAGCGTGTACTAATTCCATTTCTTCTTTACCAACATATCCATTTTTAGTTAACATATCGTAACATAAAATCAAATCATTCAGTAAGTTATCTTTTCCACCTTTAAGTGATAAATCACTTAAATCATTTGCAATTTTTGCATTATTAAGATATCCAGGAATTTCATCTTCAAAATCTTTCAATAAATTATGTTCATTTCTTTCTTTCCAAACTGTAGCTTTATGATATAAGATACTCCAATCATTTTCCCATGCAATTCTTTGTGCAACGAAACTTCTCCAAATATCTGTCATTCTAAAACTACAATAAGCTGGAAGATATAATAATGGAAATGCATCTTTGTACCATTGCGTATTTTGACTATTGAATGGACTCCATGCATTATTTCCTAAAGCAATATTATGGTCAAAATCAAAATTTAGTGGAAGAGGATAAGTTAATCTATAAACTGCATCAACATCTGGATTTTCGTCAGCCAAACCTTGTTGAATTGGACAATCTATACTTTTTACACTAAAATTCGACAATTCAGGATGTGCTTTCTGTAATTCTTGCAATGGCAAACCTCTTGGCCAAATAAAGTTTTTAGAATAATATTTATAAATATTTACCCAACCAATATCTTTAACATCATATGCAGAAACATGTCTTTCATTTTTAAAGTCCCAAAACTCATCTTTTGGCAAATTATCATCATCTGTTTCTACTAATTCTTCAAAACCTTGTTCTATAGCTATCAAGTAACCTATATTTTTACGTGCATAATGTCTTGTTGGACAAATTTTTGCAAATTTTGAATCAAGTGTTAATTGACGCTCTACACTCCAAAAATCACAACCATCTAATTTAAATTCCGTTGGAGATTTGGTATCGCCAATACAAATAAAAGGCATATTGATTTCTGTACATTTTTTTGCGTACAATTGTAGTACTGGATGTTGGTCGTTTGCTATTGAAGTAATTACTAAAGCTTTCTTCATAATGTATTTATTTTCAAATTTTTATGTTAATCTATTAAATTGATGGTGTATTACCTTTTAGGCGCTGTGTAAAATACCAAAGTAAAGTTTCATTCGCATTTTTTATAGCTTTTGAAGACACACGTGGTGATGGTGCTTGATAGTGAATTGGAATTTCTGCAATTCTGTGCTTTCTCAACAAATATTTTACTTCTGTTTGGTAAAAATGTGCTTTGGATTTTAGTGGATATTTTAACAATTTTCCAATAATTTCTCTATGGAAACCTTGAAATCCTGATGTCATGTCATACAATCTTGTACCTAAAAGCAGATTAGCTAACACAGTTCCAGATTTTGACAATAATCTTCTTCGCCATGGAGAATCGCCCATTGAACCATCTTTGATAAATCTTGAGCCAAAAGCACATTCATTTCCTTCGTTTAATACGCGTAAATACATTGGAATTGCTCTTGGGTCGTGACTAAGACCTGCGTCCATTTCAATAATTATATCATGTCCATTATCATAAGCAACCTGAAATCCTTTTAGATATGCGTCTACAACATTTTTGTTGTCTGGTGCCCAAATAACTTCAAATCGATTATCTTCTTTTTCTAATGCTCTTGCCAACTCTAATGTCTTATCTTTAGATGCGTTATCAATCACAAAATAGATTTTCCCAGTACCAATTACATCCATCACTCTTTTGAGCAAATCTACAAATGGTGCAAAATCTTCTTCTTCATTAGCCATAGGTATGGTGGCTGCCCAATTCGTGTATAAATACATTCTATAATTTTTTTCGCTAAAATACGTATATTTAAAATAATTGTATCTAAAACATTAACTAATTTTGCTAACATTTTATTGATAATTATGATGGAGAAAAAAAGATTTTCGTTGCTTAAACAAATTAAAAGTTTCAAATACGCTATAAATGGCATGAAAATATTGGTTGCTGATGAGCATAATTCCAGAATTCATATATTTTTTATGTTGTTGGCAATTTCATGTGGATTCATTTTTAAAATTTCAATAGGCGAGTGGATTACGCTTTGCGTGCTGTTTGGCATTGTATTTTTGACTGAATTGATAAATTCTGCGATTGAAAATCTGTGTAATTATTTGACTATGGAAAACAATATTACCATAGGCAAAATAAAAGATTTGAGCGCTGCTGCAGTATTGGTAGCTGCAATAACATCATTTGTGGTAGGTTGTATTATTTTTATTCCAAAATTTTTATTGTTATTTAAATAGTAGAAGCTTATTGATAAATAAGTCAATAGAGCATAAGTTTATATAAGTAATTAATAATCAACCATAATTTTGCAAAACTCTATTTAACATAATATAAATTATAAGACAAAAATATGTAGATTAAAATATCTAGTTTATTATGGTATATCTAAGTATTTATGTGTTTGTAACGAAATATTCCATTCTGGATGTAATTTTACAAACACTATAATCTGTGGTAACATTTTTTCTTGAACTGACCATTCAACTTGTAAATATAATTTTATTGCCTTGTCAGTTAGTAATTTATAATTCTCATAATTTTTTAGTGCAAAATCAAAATCTGATGCATTATAAATAATACATTTTAGTTCGTCTGCTTGTGCTAAAACTTCTGGTAAAACATTTTTGAATTTCTTTGGCGAAACGCAAATCCAATCTAATTTTGTATTTAAACTATAACTTCCAGATGTTTCTATATTTATTTGATAATCAAATTTCTTAAGATAACTAACTAAAGTATTTATATCATACATTAATGGTTCGCCACCAGTGATTACAATTAGTTTTGTTGGTGTTTTTTGAATGGCATTTATTAATGCTTCATAGCTCAATAATTGATTTTGTTTTACTGTCCAAGATTCTTTAACATCGCACCAATGGCAACCAACATCACAACCAGCTAGTCTAATAAAATACGCTGCTGTGCCTGTAAAATAACCTTCGCCTTGAATCGTGTAAAAATGTTCCATTACTGGAATTTCTCGTTCAATATCAAAATTTAGCATTGATGCAAAAGTACAAATAATGTGTTATTCTTATCTATCTGTGAGAGAATTTATATTTTTTATGGCAATAATTCTATCATAACGTTCTCCAAATGGTGTATGGTATATTAGAATTGTATAATTATTTTCTGTATCAGCGTAATATCCTTCTGTAATATCATAGTGCTTTTTGCCTTGGTCATCTACAAAAACATATGCATAATTGTATAAACCTTGCTTCATATAAATGTTTGCCACATATGCTTGCTCATCTTCAATATATTCCAATTCAGAATTTTCATCACATTTCCATTGATTAAATGCACCAACAACATATAATTTGCCATTAGGTATTGGTTTTTTATAATCTATATTAAATTGCACCCAAGTATAATCTACCTGAGTCATGTAATTATTCAAATCAAAATTCTCGATATAATAGCCACCATTCATATCTTGAAAGAAATTGTAGCTTTGATTCATTAATGGTAAATCATACAATAGATAAACTTGATTATAGTCTCTATTTACATCTAATACTCTAATATTCTGACCTTTAAATCTTAATGATCGTGTATCAAACTGTCTAAATTCTCTTCCTGAAGGAAAAAGAAAAGTATTCATGTAATCGTAGCTTATGGTATTTAATCCAACTAAATATGGTGGAACATTTTGAACAGCATTGTCCCATCTATTATTTTGTAGTACTGTAGCTCTTATTTCTACTTGTGGATTGAAAATAGTATATCCTTTGTAATTTATTGTGAAAGTAATATCTTGAAATTTATTTCTGTCGTATAAATTTCTTGCATAGGCAACATTTGCATTCACTCCAACCCTATTTTCTGCTACCATAAATCTATGTGTGAACAATGGCTCTTGCATGGAATTTTCATATACTACAAGAACGTAATTACCCGATTTTGTAATTGTCATGTCTTGGTTTGGAATTTCTAAACGATAGTGTGTATATTTTTGCTTTACGCCAGCTGAGAAATCGTAATCATATATTGTTGATTCTATAAAGCCATCAATATATTCCATTTGATTAAGAATTGTTGGTGTCCAATCTGTATGACATTGAATTACTGTATAGTAATAAGTTCTATTAGTTTGCGCCAAATCATCGAAATGCAATTCTAATGTTCCAGAACCATTTAATCCCATGATTGGCAAATCAAGTGGTTTGTTTTTTGGGTATAATTGTACTGTTTTTAGTGTTGGATCATTTGTTTGAGTTTCATACACTTTTCCATATACACAAACAGAAAACAGCAATAAGATATAACTTATAATGAATTTAGACATCTATCCAAAGATAATACAAAATTCGTACCTATTTTTTGTGTAGAATAATATGTTTTGTTGATGGCTTTACTTCACTATCATCAGTTTCTGTTGCCAAATATCTTTGCCTGTTTGTATGCTGATTTGGTACAATCCATTTGATAATTGATTTTCTGATATGTCTAGTGTGCTTCGTTCATCATGTGATTGTTCTATCTGTTTGATGACTCTGCCATTCAAATCTATCAATTTTATTGCTATTGGAAAGTTGCCTTTTGATACAAAATCTATCTTGAAATTGCCATTGCTCGGATTTGGATAGATACTCAGTTTGCCTTCTTTGTTTGTATTGCTTTTGATACTTGTTACGCCACCTGTTCTTGCAAAAGTATCTATTCGTGAGCCAACTGTGTTGGTGGTAATTGGCAAATTGTAATCAAAATAGATGTCTGCAAAATTCTTTAGGCTATCTCCTATCACTAAATTGCTTTTCGTTTTTATTTTGAATGCTACATAGCCATGTTTGTCTGGTTCTGTGTGTGGTAGTTGAATATTATCAAAAATGAATTGTACTTTATTACCTTCTGAAATTAGTGTGCGACTTGAGTGTGATGTTGATGTAATTTCTAAAGTACTGACATCGAATTTTGTGGTGTCTATTCTGTCTGTAACTACAATATTTACGGCACTTGCTGTGCCTTCATTCTCAAATCTTATTAAGTAATTCACAAAATCGCCAACTAAATCTGGTGTTACGATATCGCCTTCCAAACAACGCTTATCATTTGGATCAAAACTATTCACTACTGTTTGTCTAATAATTGATGTATCATCATCAGCATTCTGATTTGGTGTATTAGTCATATTAATAGTTGCTGAAAGTGTTAAAACATCGCCACCATTTACAGCTGGTTCATCTGTTGGTGCATTGGTACGTAGTGTAACAAAAATACTTCTACTTTCAAATGATTTTAGGTTACTATATTCAAATGTAAGTACACCATTGCTGTTGCTTGTTGGCACCTCAGTTGAACTTTGATAATCTTGCAGTGAATCTTGAAAATTGAACTCTATGGTTCCACCAACTGTAGTGCTACCTTTGTTGGTGTACACAATTTCATAAGTGGCATCTGAAAAGCCTGGACGTGCAGCAACTGTAGGAATAATAGTAACTGAAACATCATTAATTGTTGCTATTGGAAAAATACAAAACTGTGTACTTAAGGTATCTTCTGGTAAGCTAACTGTGGCTTGACTTGGAGAAATTGTGTAATATGGATGAGTAAATATTGGTTGTATAGTATATGTACCTGCTTCTAAGTTTATACTCATATTTCCTTTAGCATCTGATATGGCATAGCCTGAATCTGTTGCATTGCTAATTTTATATTTTAAATTTGGAAATAGACTATCTTGTGCTGTGCAACCATTATTGTTGGCATCGTAGCGAGAAACGACATTCAAATTATAGAAACTTCCAGCTGCACTTGATGAACAAAATGAATTTATAATTACATCTGTATATCCAAAAAAATCCATTTTTTGTTTTAAGACACCTATTTCAAATTCATCAGCACAAATATATTTTAAATCTAGGTTTCCACCAAAATCGTAATAAATATTTGAAGTAGTATCATAATTCATTTTGTTATTTTTTAGAAATAAACTAGTTATTTGATTATTAGAACAAAATAAAATATCTAAATTTGGTATCATACTTATGTCTAAACTTGTAAGTTGGTTATTATCGCAAAATAATTCATACAATTTTGTATTAGCTTTTAAATCTAATGTGTTAAGCAAATTATTATCTAAATACAATAGCTCTAAATTTGGATTTGCACTTAAATCTAAATTGGTTAATTGATTATAATCTAAAGATAAATACTCTAATTTTGGCATTCCACTTAAGTCTATGTTTGTAAGATTGCAATAACCACAACTAAAATCCAATAGGTTTGGTAATCTAATATCTAAATGAGCTAATGAAGTGCTAAAAATACCAATTCCTACTAAATTTATAAACGAGTTAATGCCTTCTAATGTAGCAATATTGGAATCAGCAATATTCATTAATATATAAACTCTGTTTGCTTCATTTTGTTGTATTTCTCCATCATTGTTTATGTCAATTCTAATTGGATAAAATAGACTATCAAGTGCAAAAGCGA carries:
- a CDS encoding DUF5103 domain-containing protein — translated: MSKFIISYILLLFSVCVYGKVYETQTNDPTLKTVQLYPKNKPLDLPIMGLNGSGTLELHFDDLAQTNRTYYYTVIQCHTDWTPTILNQMEYIDGFIESTIYDYDFSAGVKQKYTHYRLEIPNQDMTITKSGNYVLVVYENSMQEPLFTHRFMVAENRVGVNANVAYARNLYDRNKFQDITFTINYKGYTIFNPQVEIRATVLQNNRWDNAVQNVPPYLVGLNTISYDYMNTFLFPSGREFRQFDTRSLRFKGQNIRVLDVNRDYNQVYLLYDLPLMNQSYNFFQDMNGGYYIENFDLNNYMTQVDYTWVQFNIDYKKPIPNGKLYVVGAFNQWKCDENSELEYIEDEQAYVANIYMKQGLYNYAYVFVDDQGKKHYDITEGYYADTENNYTILIYHTPFGERYDRIIAIKNINSLTDR
- a CDS encoding T9SS type A sorting domain-containing protein, which codes for MRNILQATLFVLSIFILQNAKAQDTIVYIPDDNFKAKLLQADTINFAFALDSLFYPIRIDINNDGEIQQNEANRVYILMNIADSNIATLEGINSFINLVGIGIFSTSLAHLDIRLPNLLDFSCGYCNLTNIDLSGMPKLEYLSLDYNQLTNLDLSANPNLELLYLDNNLLNTLDLKANTKLYELFCDNNQLTSLDISMIPNLDILFCSNNQITSLFLKNNKMNYDTTSNIYYDFGGNLDLKYICADEFEIGVLKQKMDFFGYTDVIINSFCSSSAAGSFYNLNVVSRYDANNNGCTAQDSLFPNLKYKISNATDSGYAISDAKGNMSINLEAGTYTIQPIFTHPYYTISPSQATVSLPEDTLSTQFCIFPIATINDVSVTIIPTVAARPGFSDATYEIVYTNKGSTTVGGTIEFNFQDSLQDYQSSTEVPTSNSNGVLTFEYSNLKSFESRSIFVTLRTNAPTDEPAVNGGDVLTLSATINMTNTPNQNADDDTSIIRQTVVNSFDPNDKRCLEGDIVTPDLVGDFVNYLIRFENEGTASAVNIVVTDRIDTTKFDVSTLEITSTSHSSRTLISEGNKVQFIFDNIQLPHTEPDKHGYVAFKIKTKSNLVIGDSLKNFADIYFDYNLPITTNTVGSRIDTFARTGGVTSIKSNTNKEGKLSIYPNPSNGNFKIDFVSKGNFPIAIKLIDLNGRVIKQIEQSHDERSTLDISENQLSNGLYQISIQTGKDIWQQKLMIVK
- a CDS encoding 4Fe-4S cluster-binding domain-containing protein gives rise to the protein MLNFDIEREIPVMEHFYTIQGEGYFTGTAAYFIRLAGCDVGCHWCDVKESWTVKQNQLLSYEALINAIQKTPTKLIVITGGEPLMYDINTLVSYLKKFDYQINIETSGSYSLNTKLDWICVSPKKFKNVLPEVLAQADELKCIIYNASDFDFALKNYENYKLLTDKAIKLYLQVEWSVQEKMLPQIIVFVKLHPEWNISLQTHKYLDIP